One genomic region from uncultured Fusobacterium sp. encodes:
- the mnmG gene encoding tRNA uridine-5-carboxymethylaminomethyl(34) synthesis enzyme MnmG, giving the protein MKKYEVIVVGGGHGGVEASLAAARLGKKTAMFTLYLDTIAMMSCNPSIGGPGKSNLVAEMDILGGEMGRHTDRFNLQLKHLNESKGPAARITRGQADKYLYRTEMRKLLEHTDNLELIQDCVDEIIVEDGKVKGIVTRLGIAYYADTVVLATGTFLKGKIVIGDVAYSAGRQGENSAEKLSDSLREHGITIERYQTATPPRLDRRSIDFSKMKELRGEEHPRYFSIFTEKEKNNTVPTWLTYTTEKTIEVAKEMLQYSPIVSGIIKTHGPRHCPSLDRKVINFPDKTNHQIFLELESADSEEVYVNGLTTAMPPFAQEAMMRTIAGLENARVMRYGYAVEYDYAPASQLYPSLESKKIEGLFFAGQINGTSGYEEAACQGFIAGVNAARKVDNKEPVIIDRSEGYIGVLIDDIIHKKTPEPYRVLPSRSEYRLTLRFDNAFMRLFKKAKEIGILSKERIDYLEKAIETVNSEIARLKEISVPMVQANALLESLGSNQKLTKGVKIGDLLKIKEVTYDSLKAIVEIEDYPEFIKNQIETMIKYEIFIERENEQIKRFKELEEMKIPVDFDFSQVRGISNIARSGMEEIKPLSIGEASRISGVTGNDIALLIGYLK; this is encoded by the coding sequence ATGAAAAAATATGAAGTTATAGTTGTAGGAGGTGGGCATGGAGGTGTTGAAGCTAGTTTAGCAGCAGCTAGATTAGGAAAGAAAACAGCTATGTTTACTCTTTATTTAGATACAATAGCAATGATGTCATGTAATCCTTCTATTGGAGGACCTGGAAAAAGCAACTTAGTAGCCGAGATGGATATTCTTGGTGGAGAGATGGGGAGACATACAGATAGATTTAATCTTCAGTTAAAGCATCTAAATGAAAGTAAAGGTCCAGCAGCAAGAATTACAAGAGGACAAGCAGATAAATATCTATATAGAACAGAGATGAGAAAACTTTTAGAACATACTGATAATCTTGAATTGATACAAGATTGTGTAGATGAAATAATAGTTGAAGATGGAAAAGTAAAAGGGATTGTAACAAGACTTGGAATAGCATATTATGCTGATACAGTAGTTTTAGCAACAGGAACCTTCTTAAAAGGGAAGATAGTTATTGGAGATGTTGCTTATTCAGCAGGTAGACAGGGAGAAAATTCAGCAGAAAAACTATCTGATAGCTTGAGAGAGCATGGAATTACTATTGAGAGATACCAAACTGCAACTCCACCAAGACTTGATAGAAGAAGTATAGATTTTAGCAAGATGAAAGAGTTAAGAGGAGAGGAACACCCTAGATATTTCTCAATTTTTACTGAAAAAGAGAAAAATAATACAGTTCCAACTTGGCTTACTTACACTACTGAAAAGACAATAGAAGTAGCTAAAGAGATGTTACAATATTCTCCAATAGTAAGTGGAATTATTAAAACTCATGGACCTAGACATTGTCCATCTTTAGATAGAAAGGTTATAAACTTCCCAGATAAAACAAATCACCAAATATTCTTAGAGTTAGAATCAGCTGATTCAGAAGAAGTTTATGTAAATGGACTTACAACAGCTATGCCACCTTTTGCTCAAGAGGCTATGATGAGAACAATAGCAGGACTTGAAAATGCAAGAGTAATGAGATATGGATATGCTGTTGAATATGATTATGCTCCAGCTTCACAACTTTATCCAAGCTTAGAAAGTAAAAAGATAGAGGGATTATTCTTTGCTGGGCAAATAAATGGAACTTCAGGTTATGAAGAAGCAGCTTGTCAAGGATTTATAGCAGGAGTTAATGCTGCAAGAAAAGTTGATAATAAAGAGCCTGTTATTATTGATAGAAGTGAAGGATATATAGGGGTATTGATTGATGATATTATCCATAAAAAGACACCAGAGCCTTATAGAGTACTTCCATCAAGATCTGAGTATAGACTTACTTTAAGATTTGATAATGCCTTTATGAGACTATTTAAAAAGGCTAAAGAGATAGGAATCTTATCTAAAGAGAGAATTGATTATTTAGAAAAAGCTATAGAAACAGTTAATAGTGAAATAGCTAGATTAAAAGAGATCAGTGTGCCAATGGTACAAGCTAATGCTTTACTAGAATCTTTAGGATCAAATCAAAAACTAACTAAAGGGGTAAAAATTGGAGATCTTTTAAAGATAAAAGAGGTTACTTATGATAGCTTAAAAGCTATTGTTGAGATAGAAGATTATCCTGAATTTATAAAGAATCAGATAGAAACAATGATAAAATATGAGATCTTTATAGAGAGAGAAAATGAACAAATAAAAAGATTTAAAGAGTTAGAAGAGATGAAAATTCCAGTGGATTTTGATTTTTCACAAGTTAGAGGAATTTCAAATATAGCTAGAAGTGGAATGGAAGAGATAAAACCTCTATCTATTGGAGAAGCTTCAAGAATTAGTGGAGTTACAGGAAACGATATAGCTCTTTTAATTGGATATCTAAAATAG